From Acidobacteriota bacterium, a single genomic window includes:
- a CDS encoding DUF3536 domain-containing protein gives MQDRYICIHGHFYQPPRENPWLEAIEIQDSAFPYHDWNERISAECYGPNAASRIMDGEGRIQKIVNNYSRISFNIGPTLLMWLEVNAPDVYRAILAADRESQKNYSGHGSAIAQAHNHMIMPLANTRDKETQVIWGIRDFERRFGRSPEGMWLPETAVDLETLDILAQHSIKYTVLSPYQASRARAIGARNWRDTSGGRIDPSIAYRVRLRYGRWINVFFYDGPISRAVAFEGLLISGDRFADRLLGAFSDERDGPQLVHIATDGETYGHHHPHGDMALAYALNSIEAKGSVKLTNYGEFLEKHPPAHEARIFDKSSWSCPHGVERWRNDCGCNSGGHEGWNQKWRAPLRDALDWLRDTINASFGRKGKEFFKDPWAARNGYVDVMLDRSQESIRRFLDAYGAGPLSPERSVEALKLMELQRHLMLMYTSCGWFFDELSGIETVQVIQYAARAIQLAEEAFLQSYEPRFIEKLEKAESNVPDHRNGAVIFEKFVRPAAINLLKVGAHYAVSSLFEPYSQQTKIYCYTIDRKDYRVLDEGKTRLALGRAQITSEITRESSQISFGVLHLGDHNLSGGVRKFRSEAEYEAMVNETSESFERGDLPEKLRIVDKHFGSATYTLKMLFRDQQQHILRLILQSALAEAEAAYRRIYERGAPLIRFVTSLGMAQPKHFRIAAEFTLNSELRRLLETEILDADQIRPLLDEMRRAGIVFDKAALEFAVRRNLEKHAAAFLAMPDDTLRLQTFEAAVEVAGMLPFQVRLWQPQNVFYEVLQQRCMEFRNRAAGGDGSAQEWLRLFLALGAKLSVYVE, from the coding sequence ATGCAAGATCGGTATATTTGCATCCACGGACATTTCTACCAGCCCCCGCGCGAGAATCCCTGGCTGGAAGCCATCGAAATCCAGGACTCGGCTTTTCCCTATCATGACTGGAACGAGCGGATTTCAGCCGAGTGTTACGGACCGAATGCTGCCTCTCGAATCATGGATGGAGAGGGGCGTATTCAAAAGATTGTCAATAACTACTCAAGGATAAGTTTCAACATCGGTCCGACGTTACTCATGTGGCTCGAGGTTAACGCTCCGGATGTCTATCGCGCCATCCTGGCGGCCGATCGGGAGAGCCAGAAAAATTACTCGGGCCACGGATCGGCAATAGCGCAGGCGCATAACCACATGATCATGCCCCTGGCGAACACCAGGGACAAGGAGACGCAAGTCATCTGGGGAATCCGAGATTTTGAGCGCAGGTTCGGACGGAGCCCGGAGGGGATGTGGCTGCCAGAAACTGCTGTCGATCTGGAAACCCTGGACATCCTGGCACAACATAGCATCAAGTACACGGTCCTATCGCCATACCAGGCCTCGCGGGCACGGGCCATCGGCGCGCGTAACTGGCGGGATACAAGCGGCGGACGCATCGACCCCTCCATTGCCTATCGTGTGCGCCTTCGCTACGGACGATGGATCAATGTGTTTTTCTACGATGGGCCGATTTCCCGTGCCGTCGCTTTTGAAGGCTTGCTGATAAGCGGTGATCGGTTTGCAGACAGGCTGCTTGGAGCGTTTTCAGACGAGCGCGACGGGCCTCAATTGGTCCATATTGCCACGGACGGCGAGACCTATGGGCATCACCACCCGCATGGGGACATGGCGCTTGCCTACGCCTTGAACTCCATCGAAGCTAAGGGCTCCGTTAAACTGACCAACTACGGCGAATTCCTGGAGAAACATCCGCCGGCCCACGAAGCGCGAATATTCGATAAGAGCTCCTGGAGTTGTCCTCACGGCGTTGAGCGATGGCGAAATGATTGCGGATGCAACAGTGGCGGGCACGAAGGATGGAACCAGAAATGGAGAGCGCCGCTGCGCGACGCTCTGGACTGGCTGCGTGACACCATCAACGCTTCATTTGGGAGGAAGGGGAAGGAGTTTTTTAAGGATCCGTGGGCTGCGCGGAATGGCTATGTTGACGTTATGCTGGACCGTTCCCAGGAGAGTATCCGGCGCTTTCTGGACGCGTATGGCGCGGGCCCGCTCAGCCCGGAGCGGAGCGTCGAGGCGCTCAAGCTGATGGAGCTTCAGCGTCACCTGATGCTGATGTATACGAGCTGTGGGTGGTTTTTTGACGAGCTGTCCGGCATTGAAACTGTCCAGGTCATACAATACGCGGCGCGAGCAATCCAACTGGCTGAAGAGGCCTTCCTGCAGTCTTATGAACCCCGCTTTATCGAGAAGCTGGAGAAAGCTGAGAGCAATGTTCCGGACCACAGGAACGGGGCGGTGATATTTGAGAAGTTTGTCCGCCCGGCCGCAATCAATTTGCTGAAGGTGGGCGCCCATTACGCGGTCAGCTCGCTTTTCGAGCCTTATAGCCAACAGACAAAAATCTATTGCTACACCATTGACCGCAAGGACTACAGGGTCTTGGACGAAGGCAAAACACGGCTGGCGCTCGGCCGCGCGCAGATCACTTCGGAAATCACGCGGGAAAGCTCACAAATCAGTTTTGGTGTTCTGCACCTCGGCGATCATAACCTTAGCGGTGGAGTCAGGAAGTTCCGCAGCGAAGCTGAATATGAGGCGATGGTGAATGAGACCAGCGAAAGCTTTGAGCGGGGAGATCTCCCGGAGAAATTGCGGATCGTCGACAAGCATTTCGGTTCAGCAACATACACGCTCAAAATGCTGTTTCGAGATCAGCAGCAGCACATTCTAAGGCTCATTCTGCAATCCGCGCTGGCAGAGGCGGAAGCCGCATATCGAAGGATTTATGAGCGCGGTGCACCCCTGATTCGCTTTGTCACGTCGCTTGGAATGGCCCAGCCAAAGCATTTTCGAATTGCTGCAGAATTCACTTTAAACTCCGAACTCAGGCGGCTGCTCGAAACTGAAATACTGGATGCAGATCAGATCCGGCCACTACTCGATGAAATGAGAAGGGCGGGGATCGTCTTTGACAAGGCAGCGCTGGAATTTGCAGTCCGGCGAAACCTGGAGAAACATGCAGCGGCGTTCCTTGCGATGCCTGATGATACTCTGCGGCTTCAGACATTTGAAGCGGCGGTTGAGGTTGCAGGGATGCTGCCGTTTCAGGTGAGGTTGTGGCAGCCTCAAAATGTTTTTTACGAAGTGCTGCAACAGCGGTGCATGGAGTTCAGAAACCGTGCCGCCGGTGGCGACGGGTCTGCACAGGAGTGGCTGAGGTTATTTCTGGCGCTTGGCGCAAAACTGAGTGTTTATGTGGAATAG
- the treZ gene encoding malto-oligosyltrehalose trehalohydrolase, whose amino-acid sequence MSFPLGAAYLGDGRCHFQVWAPRAQKVELLVVGSPGRAVEMERIERGYHQVLADEVAPGTRYFYRTDGKAERPDPASRYQPEGVHGPSEVVGLSSEWSDAGWKGLDLSEYIIYEIHVGAYTDIGTLEAVIPHLDGLRTLGVTAVELMPVAQFPGSRNWGYDGVFLFAVQNSYGGPRGLKALVEACHARGLAVVLDVVYNHLGPEGNYLAEFGPYFTDRYRTPWGQAINFDGPGSDEVRRFFIENALYWTKEFRIDALRLDAVHAIVDPSARPILEELGMAVHRQALELKRRIYVIAESDRNDSRVIRRREAGGYGLDAQWSDDFHHALHTLLTPERNGYYKDFGRVEQLAVAYREGFVFSGQYSTYRGRRHGNSSRELPPEKFVVFAQNHDQVGNRLLGERLSQIVSFEALKVAAGALLLSPFTPLLFMGEEYGETAPFRYFVSHSDPELIEVVRKGRQKEFSAFNWAGEIPDPQSTETFQGCKLNHHLKEEGHHQVLYNFVREVIRLRRQLPDLPRNCQDAIETVAFESEKLLWLRRCGSGGQVIIIINFGNRPTTAVFPFPKAHFRRILDSADQRWSGSGCLCPELLETDGNLSLSLAASSIVLFQSN is encoded by the coding sequence ATGAGCTTTCCACTGGGCGCGGCCTATCTTGGAGACGGGCGCTGCCATTTTCAGGTATGGGCGCCCCGCGCCCAAAAAGTGGAGCTTCTTGTGGTCGGCTCTCCTGGCCGAGCTGTCGAAATGGAACGGATCGAGCGCGGCTACCATCAAGTACTTGCAGATGAAGTCGCTCCCGGGACACGCTATTTTTACCGGACTGATGGTAAAGCTGAGAGGCCGGACCCGGCTTCGCGCTACCAGCCGGAAGGCGTGCACGGGCCTTCTGAAGTGGTCGGTCTGTCTTCGGAGTGGAGTGATGCGGGCTGGAAGGGCCTCGATCTTTCCGAATATATCATCTACGAAATTCACGTTGGCGCCTATACGGATATCGGAACGCTTGAGGCCGTTATTCCACACCTTGACGGACTCCGTACGCTTGGCGTCACTGCTGTCGAGTTGATGCCGGTCGCGCAGTTCCCGGGAAGCAGAAATTGGGGCTACGATGGGGTTTTCCTGTTTGCGGTCCAGAATTCCTATGGCGGACCTCGTGGCCTGAAGGCGCTCGTTGAAGCCTGCCACGCGCGCGGGCTGGCCGTGGTCCTCGACGTGGTTTACAACCATCTCGGGCCGGAAGGGAACTATCTGGCAGAATTCGGCCCATACTTCACTGACCGGTATCGAACTCCGTGGGGACAGGCGATCAATTTTGACGGTCCTGGGAGTGATGAAGTCCGCCGGTTTTTTATCGAAAACGCTCTCTACTGGACGAAAGAGTTTCGTATCGACGCGCTCAGGCTGGATGCGGTTCATGCCATAGTAGACCCGTCAGCCAGGCCGATTCTTGAAGAACTCGGCATGGCTGTCCACCGGCAGGCACTGGAGCTCAAGCGCAGGATCTACGTAATCGCTGAAAGCGACCGGAACGATTCGAGAGTGATTCGACGCCGCGAGGCGGGCGGATATGGCCTGGACGCCCAGTGGAGCGACGACTTCCACCATGCGCTGCACACTCTGCTGACGCCTGAGCGGAATGGCTATTACAAGGACTTCGGTCGAGTGGAACAGCTGGCCGTGGCCTACCGGGAGGGATTTGTCTTTTCCGGGCAGTATTCTACTTACCGCGGCAGGCGGCATGGAAACTCGTCAAGAGAGCTGCCTCCGGAAAAGTTTGTGGTGTTTGCGCAGAACCACGACCAGGTTGGCAACAGGCTGCTGGGTGAGCGGTTGAGCCAGATCGTTTCCTTTGAGGCTTTAAAGGTGGCTGCAGGCGCGTTGCTGTTGTCTCCATTTACTCCTCTCCTTTTTATGGGAGAGGAATATGGCGAGACCGCTCCCTTCAGGTATTTTGTCAGCCACTCCGATCCCGAGCTGATCGAGGTCGTCAGGAAGGGGCGCCAGAAGGAATTTTCCGCATTCAACTGGGCGGGAGAGATCCCTGATCCGCAGAGCACGGAGACATTTCAGGGCTGCAAATTGAATCATCATTTGAAAGAGGAGGGCCACCATCAGGTACTTTATAATTTTGTTCGTGAGGTGATTCGATTGCGAAGACAATTGCCCGATCTGCCACGGAATTGTCAGGATGCGATCGAGACGGTTGCGTTTGAAAGCGAAAAGCTTCTTTGGCTCAGAAGGTGTGGAAGCGGGGGGCAGGTTATTATCATCATTAACTTCGGCAACAGGCCAACTACTGCGGTGTTTCCTTTCCCGAAGGCACATTTCAGGAGGATTCTGGACTCCGCAGACCAGCGATGGAGCGGTAGTGGGTGCTTGTGCCCTGAGCTGCTGGAAACAGACGGGAATTTGTCCCTCTCACTTGCCGCAAGCTCGATAGTCCTTTTTCAGTCTAATTAA
- the glgB gene encoding 1,4-alpha-glucan branching protein GlgB, whose protein sequence is MPENNSIETGRAAGEITRVNYEVSMLTEDDVYLFNEGSHLRLYQKLGAHSRNVDGQGGVCFAVWAPNAEHVSVIGDFNGWDKESHPLRPRGESGIWEGFIPGLGRGELYKYHIASRYHMYRVDKTDPFAIYRQVPPDTASRVWDLHYEWGDREWMEKRRQHNSLGSPQSIYEVHLGSWARVPEDGNRPLTYRELAQKLTDYVLKMGFTHVEFLPIMEHPFSGSWGYQTTGYFAPTSRHGTPQDFMYLIDCLHQHGIGVYLDWVPSHFPTDEHGLAFFDGTHLFEHADPRQGFHPDWGSYIFNYGRNEVRSFLMSSAMMWMDVYHADGLRVDAVASMLYLDYSRKEGEWIPNQYGGRENLDAISFLRRFNTDIYQSHPDTQTVAEESTAWPMVSRPTYVGGLGFGMKWDMGWMHDMLEYMKQEPIYRKFHHNSLTFRMLYAFTENFVLPLSHDEVVHGKGSLIGKMPGDEWQRFANLRLLLGCMYAQPGKKLLFMGGEFGQVREWSHDESLEWHVLQYPSHSGLHKWVEDLNQTYRREPALYEIDSDPAGFEWIDCGDSDQSVLTFIRKGHSTDDVILVACNFTPVPRTNYRIGVPRGGYWHEIANSDAARYWGGNWGNLGGVDASPVSHHRRPWSVLVTLPALSILFFRNKEQRG, encoded by the coding sequence ATGCCTGAGAATAACTCCATCGAGACAGGCCGGGCCGCGGGAGAGATCACTCGCGTGAACTATGAAGTTTCGATGCTGACTGAAGACGATGTTTACCTTTTCAACGAAGGGTCTCACCTCCGGCTCTATCAGAAACTGGGTGCGCACTCGCGGAACGTTGACGGGCAGGGCGGTGTGTGTTTTGCTGTGTGGGCGCCAAACGCCGAGCATGTTTCAGTGATTGGAGATTTTAATGGCTGGGACAAGGAGAGCCACCCTCTGCGACCGCGAGGGGAATCAGGGATCTGGGAAGGTTTTATTCCTGGGCTCGGGCGGGGTGAGTTGTATAAGTATCACATTGCCTCACGTTACCACATGTATCGGGTTGACAAGACGGACCCGTTTGCCATTTATCGCCAGGTACCGCCTGACACAGCTTCCCGGGTCTGGGACCTGCATTATGAATGGGGTGACAGGGAGTGGATGGAAAAGCGACGCCAGCACAATTCTCTTGGCAGTCCCCAGTCAATCTATGAAGTGCATTTGGGTTCCTGGGCCCGTGTCCCCGAAGATGGCAACCGTCCTCTGACTTATCGTGAACTAGCCCAAAAACTGACCGATTACGTGCTCAAGATGGGCTTCACTCACGTGGAATTTCTTCCCATCATGGAGCACCCGTTCAGCGGATCGTGGGGATACCAGACGACGGGTTACTTTGCTCCCACCAGCCGCCACGGAACACCGCAGGACTTCATGTACCTGATCGATTGCTTGCACCAGCACGGGATCGGCGTTTATCTGGATTGGGTCCCATCACACTTCCCGACAGATGAGCACGGGCTTGCCTTTTTCGACGGCACGCACCTTTTTGAGCACGCTGACCCTCGCCAGGGTTTTCATCCGGACTGGGGAAGTTATATTTTCAATTACGGGCGCAATGAGGTACGGAGCTTCCTGATGAGCAGCGCCATGATGTGGATGGATGTTTATCATGCAGACGGGTTGCGCGTGGATGCGGTCGCGTCAATGCTCTATCTGGACTACTCCAGGAAAGAAGGCGAGTGGATTCCCAATCAATACGGCGGGCGCGAAAATCTTGACGCCATCAGCTTTCTGCGCCGCTTTAACACGGACATTTACCAGTCGCATCCTGACACCCAGACGGTTGCTGAAGAATCGACTGCCTGGCCCATGGTGTCCCGCCCGACGTACGTTGGCGGGCTTGGCTTCGGAATGAAGTGGGACATGGGATGGATGCATGACATGCTGGAATACATGAAGCAGGAGCCCATCTACAGAAAGTTCCACCACAACTCACTGACCTTCCGCATGCTTTATGCTTTTACTGAGAATTTTGTGCTTCCCTTATCTCACGATGAAGTCGTCCACGGAAAAGGTTCTCTGATCGGAAAGATGCCGGGTGATGAGTGGCAGCGGTTTGCAAACCTGCGCCTGCTGCTGGGATGCATGTACGCCCAGCCCGGGAAAAAATTGCTGTTTATGGGTGGGGAATTTGGGCAGGTGAGAGAATGGAGCCATGACGAGAGCCTGGAGTGGCACGTTCTTCAGTATCCAAGCCATTCAGGACTGCATAAATGGGTAGAGGACCTGAATCAAACTTACCGCCGGGAACCAGCGCTCTACGAAATAGATTCTGATCCCGCTGGGTTTGAGTGGATCGATTGCGGCGATAGTGATCAGTCTGTTCTGACGTTTATACGGAAGGGGCATTCCACTGACGACGTGATACTGGTTGCGTGCAACTTCACTCCTGTGCCCCGGACCAATTACCGGATCGGCGTGCCCCGCGGCGGCTACTGGCATGAGATTGCGAACAGTGATGCGGCCCGGTATTGGGGCGGCAATTGGGGTAACCTGGGAGGAGTGGACGCAAGCCCGGTTTCGCATCACAGGCGTCCGTGGTCGGTTCTGGTTACGCTGCCAGCGCTTTCGATCCTCTTTTTCAGGAATAAGGAACAGCGTGGATGA
- the malQ gene encoding 4-alpha-glucanotransferase → MKTTMRPLRQLAEAYGIQSSYQNILDGRRTQASPDVLVSILRSLGAPLARPEEAFKSLREHRQHIYLRGPEPIAVAWDGHQAAVKLRLPVGRAIRSWRCSLRLENGEERVWEVKPDRSEPASHAKRVSVEGTPYWEMDMVLPRGLPFGYHTLSVEARRHLYRALVISAPRKAFVGPGGRTKKSWGVFIPLYALRSDSNWGVGDFGDLKELMEWVHARGGSLVGTLPLLASFLDEPFNPSPYSPVSRLFWNELFLDFRRIPEMEGCLEALDLMQSTGFKAEREELRSHSLVDYRRAMALKRKALEPLARKMLASPSGRQQQFFDYVEAHPDLKDYAQFRATCDRRRSSWWTWPEPLREGKLSRGDYDLDAMHYHLYVQWLAEEQIRSFAKGCGSNSEGLYLDLPLGVDSDGYDVWRERPSFVLDVSAGSPPDGFFTKGQSWGFPPMHPEKIREEGYTYLRKALQHHLAHACVLRIDHVMGLHRLFWVPKGYEPRDGAYVRYPAEEMYAILALESVRNRAFIVGEDLGTVPGYVRPALARHKIQRMYVMQFEVAPDEKRPLLEPDEDSLAALNTHDMPPFAAFWEGLDVQDRVDLGLLAKEEAITELGNRSRLRNALARFLCADRHQRTNPSIVDVLKAALKFLGSGRNRIAMVNLEDLWFEKRPQNVPGTCGERPNWKRKARYSLQQITQIVEIAEMLEALDTARRRKEI, encoded by the coding sequence ATGAAAACAACAATGCGGCCTTTGCGCCAACTGGCGGAGGCGTACGGGATTCAGTCCTCATATCAGAATATTCTCGACGGCAGGCGGACCCAGGCATCTCCGGACGTGCTGGTCAGTATTCTCCGCTCTCTCGGTGCGCCTCTTGCGCGCCCGGAGGAGGCATTTAAGTCGTTGAGGGAGCACCGTCAGCACATTTATCTGCGAGGCCCTGAGCCTATTGCCGTGGCATGGGATGGCCATCAGGCCGCCGTCAAACTACGGCTTCCGGTTGGCAGGGCAATTCGCTCATGGCGCTGCTCTCTGAGGCTGGAGAACGGCGAAGAACGGGTTTGGGAGGTCAAACCTGATCGTTCTGAACCTGCCTCGCACGCGAAAAGGGTCAGCGTGGAGGGTACTCCCTATTGGGAAATGGATATGGTGCTGCCGCGGGGTCTGCCCTTCGGCTATCACACGTTGTCGGTTGAAGCTCGAAGGCACCTTTACCGGGCACTGGTAATCTCGGCGCCAAGGAAAGCTTTTGTGGGGCCGGGCGGCCGCACGAAAAAGTCGTGGGGCGTTTTCATTCCGCTCTATGCTCTGCGGTCAGATTCGAACTGGGGCGTGGGAGATTTTGGTGATCTGAAAGAGTTGATGGAATGGGTTCACGCCCGGGGAGGTTCCCTGGTGGGAACGCTACCCTTGCTTGCGTCCTTCCTCGACGAGCCGTTCAATCCCAGCCCCTATTCACCAGTAAGCCGTCTTTTCTGGAATGAGCTGTTTCTGGATTTCAGGAGGATCCCGGAGATGGAGGGCTGCCTTGAGGCCTTGGACCTCATGCAGTCGACCGGCTTCAAGGCGGAGCGGGAAGAGTTGAGGTCACATTCCCTTGTTGATTACCGGCGTGCGATGGCTTTAAAGCGCAAGGCGCTTGAACCCCTTGCTCGCAAAATGCTTGCCAGTCCTTCCGGGCGGCAGCAGCAGTTTTTCGACTATGTCGAGGCCCATCCGGACCTGAAAGACTACGCGCAGTTCCGTGCCACCTGTGACCGCCGGCGCTCTTCCTGGTGGACGTGGCCCGAACCTTTGCGAGAAGGGAAGCTGAGCCGCGGCGACTACGACCTTGATGCCATGCACTACCATCTGTATGTGCAGTGGCTGGCTGAGGAGCAGATCAGAAGCTTTGCCAAGGGATGCGGTTCGAACAGTGAAGGTTTATATCTGGATTTGCCTCTGGGCGTCGATTCGGATGGTTATGACGTATGGCGCGAGAGGCCCTCGTTTGTTCTGGACGTCAGCGCGGGCTCGCCGCCAGACGGTTTTTTCACCAAGGGCCAAAGCTGGGGATTCCCGCCCATGCACCCGGAGAAAATACGTGAGGAAGGCTATACGTACCTTCGAAAAGCGCTCCAGCATCATCTTGCTCACGCATGTGTATTGCGCATTGATCATGTGATGGGGTTGCACCGCCTGTTCTGGGTACCAAAGGGGTACGAGCCCAGGGACGGGGCCTATGTCCGGTACCCGGCAGAGGAAATGTATGCGATCCTTGCCCTGGAGTCAGTGCGGAACCGGGCGTTCATTGTGGGCGAGGACCTGGGAACGGTCCCTGGTTATGTCAGGCCGGCGCTTGCACGGCATAAGATTCAAAGAATGTATGTTATGCAGTTTGAAGTTGCGCCGGACGAAAAGAGGCCTTTACTCGAACCGGATGAAGACTCGCTGGCTGCGCTTAACACGCACGACATGCCTCCGTTCGCTGCTTTCTGGGAGGGCCTGGATGTTCAGGACCGCGTTGACCTCGGCTTGCTCGCCAAAGAGGAAGCCATCACCGAGTTAGGTAACCGGAGCAGGCTGAGAAATGCGCTTGCAAGATTTTTGTGCGCGGACAGGCACCAGCGAACCAACCCGTCAATAGTTGATGTCTTGAAAGCTGCATTGAAGTTTTTGGGCAGTGGCCGCAATCGGATAGCCATGGTGAATCTTGAAGACTTGTGGTTTGAGAAGCGGCCACAGAATGTTCCGGGGACGTGCGGAGAACGCCCCAACTGGAAACGGAAAGCAAGATACAGCCTGCAACAGATTACCCAAATAGTGGAAATCGCAGAAATGCTTGAAGCGCTCGACACAGCGAGGCGCCGAAAGGAGATTTGA
- a CDS encoding alpha-1,4-glucan--maltose-1-phosphate maltosyltransferase — MPPRVVIENVHPEIDGGRFPIKRVVGESIVVTADIFTDGHDAVSAVLLFRRSGESTWLEAPMVPEMNDRWNGSFTVLELGEYEYTLGAWIDHFGSWRSGFFRKVEAGLEISVDLLMGAKLVEEAAWRAANDGAQQLQHAVSSMRRENGQTLSDAISIALDEGLFRLMAIHPDRSLAAIYKQTLKVEVEREKAGFSAWYEMFPRSCSIEPGRHGNFQDCIKRLPSVAEMGFDVLYLPPIHPIGKKYRKGKNNNPGSTFHDVGSPWAIGSEEGGHKSIHPQLGTLEDFRQLVSAAHEFGMELALDIAFQCTPDHPYVAQHPEWFHWRADGTVQYAENPPKKYEDIYPLNFENPKWRELWEELKDIVVFWADQGVRIFRVDNPHTKPFEFWEWAIREIKKRHPDIIFLAEAFTRPKVMYRLAKLGFTQSYTYFAWRNTKQELEEYFTELTQTQVLDFFRPNLWPNTPDILTEYLQSGGRPAYMIRLILAATLGASYGIYGPAFELCENQPLHPGSEEYLNSEKYEIRNWDLERAGSMRALIARVNQIRRDNPALESNGRLRFHPIDNTQLIAYSKTTEGLTNIILVVVNLDPHYTQSGWLDVPLDYFGLDPHYAFQAHDLLTDSRYLWQGTRNYVELDPRVMPAHILRIRRRVRSERDFDYFM, encoded by the coding sequence TTGCCTCCGCGAGTGGTTATCGAAAATGTGCATCCAGAAATCGATGGCGGACGTTTTCCGATCAAACGGGTTGTAGGCGAGAGCATTGTTGTGACGGCCGATATTTTTACCGACGGGCATGATGCGGTTTCCGCGGTACTCCTTTTCCGGCGCTCCGGGGAATCGACCTGGCTGGAAGCTCCGATGGTCCCGGAGATGAACGACCGCTGGAATGGAAGCTTTACTGTGCTGGAATTAGGTGAGTACGAGTACACATTGGGGGCATGGATAGATCATTTCGGGTCGTGGCGAAGCGGTTTTTTCAGGAAGGTGGAAGCAGGTCTGGAGATTTCAGTTGATCTCCTGATGGGGGCGAAACTTGTAGAAGAGGCGGCTTGGCGCGCCGCAAATGATGGAGCACAGCAACTGCAACACGCCGTATCTTCGATGCGACGGGAGAACGGGCAAACTCTTTCTGATGCCATCTCGATCGCCCTGGACGAAGGCCTGTTCAGACTGATGGCAATCCATCCTGATCGCAGTCTGGCTGCAATTTACAAGCAGACATTGAAGGTGGAAGTTGAGCGCGAGAAGGCAGGATTCAGCGCCTGGTATGAAATGTTTCCCCGGTCATGCTCGATCGAACCGGGCCGCCACGGTAATTTCCAGGACTGCATTAAACGATTGCCATCTGTGGCTGAGATGGGCTTTGATGTTCTCTACCTTCCACCCATCCATCCTATCGGAAAGAAGTACCGGAAGGGAAAGAATAATAATCCCGGCTCGACCTTTCACGACGTTGGCAGCCCTTGGGCCATTGGCTCCGAGGAGGGCGGCCATAAATCGATCCATCCGCAACTAGGGACGCTCGAAGATTTTCGGCAGCTTGTAAGCGCAGCCCACGAATTCGGAATGGAATTGGCCCTGGATATTGCCTTCCAATGCACGCCGGACCATCCTTATGTGGCGCAGCACCCCGAATGGTTTCATTGGCGCGCTGACGGAACCGTACAATATGCGGAGAATCCTCCCAAGAAGTACGAAGACATTTATCCGCTCAACTTTGAGAATCCGAAGTGGCGCGAGTTGTGGGAGGAACTGAAAGATATAGTGGTGTTCTGGGCTGATCAGGGTGTCCGCATCTTTCGCGTGGATAACCCCCATACGAAGCCCTTTGAGTTTTGGGAGTGGGCGATCCGGGAAATCAAGAAGCGGCACCCCGACATTATTTTCCTTGCTGAAGCGTTTACCCGCCCCAAGGTGATGTACCGCTTGGCGAAACTGGGATTCACGCAGTCTTACACTTATTTTGCCTGGCGAAATACCAAGCAGGAACTGGAGGAGTACTTTACGGAATTAACCCAGACCCAGGTACTTGATTTTTTCCGTCCCAACCTGTGGCCCAACACTCCCGACATTCTCACGGAATACCTGCAGTCCGGCGGAAGGCCCGCGTATATGATCCGGCTGATCCTGGCGGCAACTCTGGGTGCAAGTTATGGGATTTACGGGCCGGCTTTCGAACTATGCGAAAACCAGCCACTGCACCCGGGCAGCGAGGAGTACCTCAATTCTGAAAAATATGAAATCAGGAACTGGGACCTGGAACGCGCGGGCAGCATGAGAGCACTGATCGCACGAGTCAATCAGATCCGGCGTGATAACCCGGCGCTTGAAAGCAACGGACGGCTGAGGTTTCACCCCATCGACAACACGCAACTCATTGCATATAGCAAGACAACAGAAGGCCTGACTAATATTATATTGGTTGTGGTTAATCTCGATCCGCACTACACGCAGTCAGGGTGGCTGGATGTGCCGCTGGATTATTTTGGGCTTGATCCTCACTACGCGTTTCAGGCGCATGACCTGTTGACGGATAGCCGCTATTTGTGGCAAGGAACGAGGAATTATGTGGAGCTGGATCCCCGCGTCATGCCCGCGCACATCCTCCGAATAAGGCGGCGCGTTCGGAGCGAGCGGGACTTTGACTATTTCATGTGA